From the genome of Desulfovibrio sp. JY:
CCTCGAAATTGACCCTGGCCATCGGCAAGGACATCCAGGGGCGGCCGCAGGTGGCCGACCTGGCCCGCATGCCGCATCTGCTCGTGGCCGGCGCGACCGGCTCGGGTAAGAGCGTGTGCATCAACGGCATCCTGCTTTCGATTCTCTACAAGGCCACGCCCGACGAGGTGAAGCTGCTCCTGGTCGACCCCAAGCGCATCGAGCTTTCGGTCTACAACGACCTGCCCCATCTGGTGCATCCGGTGGTGACCGAGACGGCCATGGCCAAATCCGCCCTGGACTGGGCCGTGGCCGATATGGACCGCCGCTACGAGGCCATGGCGCTTCTGGGCGTGCGCAACATCGCCGGTTACAACGAAAAGCTGGCCAAGCTCGGGGACAACCGGCCCGAGGAGTTGGCGGGACTCGAACCGCTGCCCTATCTCGTCATCGTCATCGACGAACTGGCCGACCTCATGATGACCGCGGCCAAGGAAGTGGAAGTGAGCATCGTGCGCCTGGCCCAGCTGGCCCGGGCCGCCGGCATCCATCTTATTTTGGCCACCCAGCGCCCAAGCGTGGACGTGGTCACGGGGCTCATCAAGGCCAACTTCCCCACCCGCATCGCCTTCCAGGTGACGAGCAAGCACGATTCGCGCACCATTCTCGACGCCGTGGGCGCGGAATATTTGCTCGGGCGCGGCGACATGCTCTATAAGCCGAGCGGCGGCAAGACCACACGCATGCACGGCGCGTTCGTCTCGGACGAGGAAGCGGCGGCGGTGATCGAGCATTGGAAGAGCAAGGCCGCGCCCAATTACGCCCTGGATTTCAGCGACTGGCAAAAAAGCGCCGACGGCAATGGCGGCGGCGACTTCGGCGGCGGCGAGGGCGGCGACGACACCGCTTCGGACGCCGTCTATCCCCAGGCCGTGGAATTCGTCATGGAGCAGGGCAAGGCCTCCATTTCGCTCATCCAGCGCCGTTTTCGCATCGGTTTCAACCGGGCGGCACGGTTCATCGAACAGATGGAGCGTGACGGGCTGCTCGGCCCCCAGGAGGGCAGCAAACCCCGGGCCGTTATTCGGAATAAGGAATAGGGGAATGCCTCCGGCGGCCAGGGGGAAACTTTTTGAAAAAAGTTTCCCCCTGGACCCCCTTCAAAAAACTTTTAAAAGTGCGACCGGGTCCTCATGGGAACGGAGAGCACACAGCCCCCTTGAAGAGTTTTGGGGGAGGGTGGGGGTCTGGGGGAGGGAACCCCTTTTTGCAAAAAGGGGTTCCCTCCCCCAGTTCCCCCTCCACCACGGACACACCATGAAAAAACGCGCCTTGTTCCTTGCCGCCTGTTTCGTATTGGCCACCGCCGCCACGGCCCGGGCCGTGGACCCGACGGAGCTGGCCGGTCGCATCCAGAAGAAATACGCCACGATAAACGCCTTTTCCGCCTCGTTCACCCAGGCCATCCGCAACGCGGCCAGCGGCGACACCGAGCACCGGTCGGGCTCGTTTTTCTTCAAGAAGCCTGTGCTGGTGCGCTGGGAGACGGTCAAGCCCGAAAAAGAGCTGCTCATCGTCGGCAAGGATGCCGTCTGGGATTATTTCGAGGAGGACAAGGAGGCCTACCGCTATGCGGTCAAGGAGATCATCAGCTCCAAGACCATGCTGCGGTTTCTGACGGGCAAGGCCAACCTGACCGAGGATTTCTTTGTGGCCGCCGGCAAGGCGTCGGATGCCGGCCCGGGACAGGCCGTGCTGGATCTGGCCCCGCGCGAGCCCGAACCGGGGCTGGTCATGGCCCGGGTCTGGGTCGATCTGTCAACGGACATGATCGCCCGCATTTTCATTCAGGATTTCTACGCCAACACCAACGACCTGACGCTCACCGGCGTGGCGGTCAACCCCAAGCTCGCCGACAGCCTCTTCACCTTCACGCCGCCCAGGGACGCCAAGGTCCACGACAACGCCCCGGCCAAGGAGCGCGACCTCAAGTAGCCTGGCGAGGCGTCCGGGGGGGGGCTTTGGCGGCGTCGAGGGGCAGACCGACGGAGCGGCGCAATGCGGCCAGTTCCTCCCCGGTCAGTTCCCGGCATTTTCCCGGAGCCAGCCTCCCCAGTTCCAGGGGGCCCTGGGCGACGCGCACGAGCGTCAGGACGGTGAGCCCCAGGTCGCGGCACATGCGGCGGATCTGGCGGTTGATTCCCTGGCGCAGTTCCATCTCCAGGATAAAGCGATCGGCGGCCAGCCGCTTGGTGATGCGGGCCCGGATCGGGGCAAGCTCTTCCCCCTCGGCCAGCCGCATGCCGCGTCCCATGGCCTTGATCGCATCGGGGACGATGTGGCCGCGCACGGTGACCATGTAGCGCTTGGGCGCGTGCCAGCGGGGATGGGCCAGCCGGTAGGCCAGTTCCCCGTCGGTGGTCAAAAGCAGCAGTCCTTCGGAAAAAAAATCCAATCGGCCCACGGAAAAGAGGC
Proteins encoded in this window:
- a CDS encoding outer membrane lipoprotein carrier protein LolA is translated as MKKRALFLAACFVLATAATARAVDPTELAGRIQKKYATINAFSASFTQAIRNAASGDTEHRSGSFFFKKPVLVRWETVKPEKELLIVGKDAVWDYFEEDKEAYRYAVKEIISSKTMLRFLTGKANLTEDFFVAAGKASDAGPGQAVLDLAPREPEPGLVMARVWVDLSTDMIARIFIQDFYANTNDLTLTGVAVNPKLADSLFTFTPPRDAKVHDNAPAKERDLK
- a CDS encoding rRNA pseudouridine synthase, which codes for MADDTGVRLNKALAEAGVCSRRQADALIAAGRVAVDGSVVTELGRKIDPSRTRLTVDGKDISKPDNAAPLTIMLHKRPGCVTTARDPEGRPTVFDALPEAYRKRRLFSVGRLDFFSEGLLLLTTDGELAYRLAHPRWHAPKRYMVTVRGHIVPDAIKAMGRGMRLAEGEELAPIRARITKRLAADRFILEMELRQGINRQIRRMCRDLGLTVLTLVRVAQGPLELGRLAPGKCRELTGEELAALRRSVGLPLDAAKAPPRTPRQAT